The stretch of DNA AATGGGGCGGCTTGATTGAGTAAAGAAGGTCAGCAAGATTCGCAAGAATCGAGCAAACTCACCATATTGTATTGATAGACCCGGCGTTGGGATTAGCCTCCCAACGCCGGGTTTTTTTATTGATCTGCTCTTGATCCGAACTCGCCCACTTTGGAACAATCTCCCCGACGGCTGGTCTGGCCCCGTCCGGAGAAACTGTCTCCCCAGGGCCAGACGGACCGGCATGGAAGCCATCTTCGTTGGAGGGAATTACGATGAAGCTCAGGTGGACACCGCTGCGCGGCATCGGCCTAGTTCTTCTCTTCGCCGCAGTCCTTACCGGACGGTCGGCTCTTTTCAGCTACTCGGCCCAGGCTGCCCCCGCCGTCATCGGCGAAACGGCCGTTGTCAAAGAGGTCAATACGGGTCTGGAGTTCGAGGCGCGCGTCGATACGGGCGCGGCGACCAGTTCGATCCATGTCGATCCGGACGATGTCGTCATCGTTGATGAGTCGCCCAAGCCGACCGAGAATATCGATAAGAAAATTCGGGTCCGGCTGGACAATGGTGCGGGCGAACTCGCCTGGGTCGAAACGAAGATCGAGAACTACGCCGAGGTGAGAAGCGCCAACGGAGCCGAACATCGCTACCAAGTGCGTCTGCCATTGCAGTTTGGTGACATCCAGAAGTTGGCGATCGTCAATCTCAACGACCGTTCGTCGATGAAGTACCGGCTTCTGCTGGGTCGCGACTTCCTCCGCGACGACTTCCTGGTGGATGTCGCTTCTGCGGGGCCCCGGCCGCTTTAGCGAACGACGCTGCTCAATGGCGTAGGCCTGATTTCCGACTAGAATGCGGCCGTGGACGAATGTCCGCGGCCGTTTTTTCTTTGGGGTTGCTCCGATGACCGACCGCGTTGGCGACGATCTTGGACGCCTTCTTCCGCGGGTGATTTTCCTTTGGCTCACGTTAGCATCATTGACCAGCGGGGCGCCGTCTCCGCCGGATTTGGTGTGGTCAAAGGTGATCGCGACGGAGGACGAGGATGACCGCGTCACCGGACTAGCGGTCAACCGTGAGGGCCGGATCGCTGTCGTCGGCGTGACCCAGGGAGGGTTGTTCCTCCCCACGCCTGAGTACCATGACGCGTTTGTCGCGGTCTACGATGGTAGGGGTGAACTGCAGTGGGGTCGCCAGTTTGGTGAGCGACTTGAGCTTACGACCGCCACCGACGTCGTGTGGACGTCGTACGGCGACGTGGCGATGGTGGGAGACGCCTCTTATCGGATGACGATGTCGGCGCCGACGGGCGCCGAGGTGTACGTCCGGTCTTACCGTCCGACGGGAAGCCATCGCTGGACCTATCAACTCGGGGGCCCTCAGACCGACAATGGAGCTGCTCTGGTCGAGTCGCCAACGGGGATCGCCGTGGCGGGCGACACCTACAGCTCGCTGTTCGGCGCGGCGGCGGGGGGCAACGACGCATTTCTTGCCGAACTCAGCGCCGGCACGAATGGAGTCACGAGCCGGTGGGGGGAGCAGGTCGGCACCAGCGATTGGGACGTGGTGAATGACATGGCCTACGGCGCGGGGGCTTACTACGTCGCGGGACTAACGTACGGGGCGTTTGCCGGCCCGGACAACACCTCGACCGACGCGATGCTCATCAAGCTCAGTAGCCCAGGGGAGGTGGAATGGTCTCGCCAGTATGGCTCGGCGAGCCAACCCCAAGGCGCGCGGGCCGTCGAGACCGACGGGCAAGGTTCGGTTTACATCGCCGGCTACACGTTCATTTCGCAGAACTACGCCACCGGTGGATTGCCGGACGCGTTTCTCACTAAGTATGACGAGTCCGGGACGCGGATCTGGGAACGGACGCTCGTCACGCCAGGGAGCGACGAGTTTTACGGGCTGGACGTGGACGACGCGGGGAATATCTACGTCGGTGGAGTGCGGAATATGGGGAACCGAACGCCGGTCTCGTCCGACGTGTACGTCGCAAAGTACTCGCCAACCGGCGTGCGGCTTTGGGAGAAGCAGTTCGACTTCGGGATCAGCGATAGGATTTCGAGGATCGTGGTGGATGGGAAAGGTGAGCGGATCTGGATCGCAGGGACGATTTACGGAGACGGCGTCTTCGGAACGGATCAGAATTCTGACGGCTTTCTCGCTTACCTCGAGACGCCTCTACTGGCGGGTGACTTCGATGGCAATGGGATCGTCAACCAATCGGACTACAACTTATGGCGGCAGAATTTTGGCTCGTCGAACGCAGCGGCCGACGCCAACTCGGACGGAGTGGTGAACGCCGCCGACTACACCGTCTGGCGAGACGCGATGCAGGCGGCAGGGCTAGGGACCGCTGTCCCGGAACCCACCGCCACGGCGCTGCTGCCGACTTTCGTTTTGGCTTACGCCGGCGCCTGCCGCCGCATTGGATCAATACCTGCCCGATGAAAGGCATCCGCAAGTTTCTCGGTCAGACGTGGTGGATCTTCGCCCTCGTGATGCTGGCGTCGATTGCGATGGCGTACTACTCGGGCATCTGGCTCTATTACGCCCTGCCGCCGATCCTTGTGGTCGTCGCGGTTTACATGGCGTCGGTCCGCTATGACAGCGACGGCAATCTGCGAGAAGAGCAGCGGATGCGTTAACTCGTAGGGTGAAGGCGGCTGTTCCGACCGCGGCGGCGGGGCCGCGGTTAGGCGTCTGGATCGACACAACCGTCCTACCACTTGCGGGTCACGATAAACGAGAGCACGGCGCCCATCGCCAGGCCGCCGCCTACCAAAAGGGCCATGGTTGCGGGGCCAATCCTGGCGTCGATCACTTCGAGACCGTTGCTTAGGTTCATCCCGAAGATCGCAGAAATTGTCGCGACGGGGAAAAAGAACGCCGCCAGGATGTTGAGTCGGTAGGCGGCAGCGGTCTGGTGTCGGACCGCTTCGGCCTGCTCTTCGGCCCGTCGGGCGATCAGATAGTTGATCGTTGTCTGGGCTTCGTGCTGGATGAGGTCGAGCCGCCGGGTTAGGGCGTAGGCCCTGTCACGGAGCAGAATCAAGGCTCGGTCCTTTTTGGCGAGGGTGCGGGCTTCTTCGAGAACGCCGAGCAGGTTGTTCGCGGAGCGGATCAGCGGGCCGATTTCCGTGAGGATCTCGAAATAGTCGGAGGACTCGTTGGCTTCGTCTTCGAGGGTATCGATTTCATCGACGCGGCTTTCGTACTCACGCAGCAATTCGCCGATGGCGTGCTCGTTGTGTGTGAGACCTTGCGGCTTCCAGCGTCCGTCCCGGTCACGCCAGAAGAGACGGCCGACGCGGTAATCCTCGCCCGATTTCGGCGGGGCGTGCAGCACCAACAGCAAATGCCCCTCGGCCGCCATGACACGCTGACGGCCGACGTCGTCGCCGAGGCGCTCGCGGAACTCGGCGGGGACTTCCCAGCCCGCTGGCAAAAGGGGGCAGGCGTGGCCGCGCTGAGCGTTGGTCGGCTGTTTCGCCATGGTAGGGCGGCTCGGCTAGGGGAGAGGAGGAGTTCTCGAAGGTAGTTCGTGCCGGGATCGCCGCCCAGCGGGGGCCGTTTTCCATTAAACTGTTGGGACTTCTCTTCGACACACCAACTCTTCGACTCGACCTATGACACGACTCGCCTCTCTGTCAATCGCCTTCTTGATACTGACCGGTGGCGCGGCCCGGTCCTACGAGCCCACCTCGGAGAATCTCGCCGCCCGCGAATGGTTCCAGGACGCCAAGTTCGGCGTCTTCATCCATTGGGGCGTCTACAGCGTCCTGGGGCGCGGTGAGTGGGTGATGAACAACGAGAAAATCACCGTCGCCGACTACGAGCCGCTGGCCGAGCAGTTCAACCCGACCGAGTTCGACGCCGATGAATGGTGCCGGCTCTTCAAGGCTGCGGGCGCCCAGTACATCACGATCACGTCGAAACACCACGACGGATTTGCGATGTGGGACTCGAAGGTAAGCGACTGGGATATCGTGGACCGCACACCCTACAAGAAGGACGTGCTGAAGCAGCTCGCCGAGGCCTGCCGGCGGCACGATCTAAAGCTGTTCTTTTACCACTCGCACCTCGACTGGCATCACCCCGAGTACTTCCCGGTGGGGCAGACCGGCCGCAACTCGGGCCGGCCCGAATCGGGAGACTTTGACGAGTACCTCGACGACATGGACGCCCAGCTCACCGAGCTCTTGGGCGGCGATTACGGCGACGTGGCGGGCATTTGGTTCGACGGCTGGTGGGACCAGCAATCAAAACGCTTCGAGGACACCCGCGACGCATCCGTTCGCGACACTCGCATCGATTGGCGGCTAGAGCAGACGTACGCCCTGATCCATCGCTTGCAGCCGGCCGCTTTGGTGGGTAACAACCACCACATCGCGCCGTTTGCGGGCGAGGATTTCCAGATGTTCGAGCGTGACCTGCCCGGTCAGAACAAGGGCGGCCATAGCTCCGACGCGGTGATCGGGGACCTGCCGCTGGAGACCTGTGACACGATTAACGGCGCCTGGGGCTATAACGCCGGCGATAAGGGCCACAAGAGCGTCGAGCAGCTAGTAACGTACTTGGTCCGCTCCGCGGGGATGAACGCCAACCTGTTGCTGAACGTCGGCCCCAAGCCCGACGGCACGATCGACGACGTTTCGGCCGAGCGGCTGCGCGGCATGGGCGAGTGGCTCGAGCAGTACGGCGAGACGATCTACGGCACGCGCGGCGGCCCCGTCGCGGCTCAGGAGTGGGGCGTCACCACAAAGAAGCCGGGCGTTGTGTACGTCCACGTCCTGAAGGCGCCCGAGCCCGACGCAGACGGCTGGACGCACCTCTCTGGCGCCGGCAAGCTGGCCGCACGGTCGCTGAAGGTCCTCAGTACAGGGATCGAGGTCCCGAGCCGCATCGGCGCGGGGGATGATCTGTTTGTTCGATTGCCCAAGACCGACGCGGCGACGATCGACCTTGTGCTTGTCGCGGAAGGTGACTGATGGTTCAGCCTTGGAATTGATTTCGATTTGGCCGCGCGGCGCCTTAAAATACGGGAGCTATAGCCCGCTCTGGGTCTCAAGCATGGCATGGCCTCGGATTCGATCATGAAAACCCTGTTGGCGGCGTGCGCGATCTTGTGCGGAGCGTCGTTGGGTTGGGCGACGCCGACACAGCGTCCCGATCCTGAAGCCGTCCACGACGACGGCACGGTGCTGCCGTTCGCGGCGGCGTCGATGGACAGCATCGCCAAGCCGCGGCTGCAGGACTCGACGATGAAGTGGCCCGCGGCGCCTCAGCGGTTGCCAGCCGACGCGCCGAACATCCTGATCGTGCTGATTGATGATGCGGGGTTTGGCGTGGCTGAGACTTTTGGCGGTGAGGTGCAGACGCCGACCCTCACGCGGCTGGCCAACGAAGGCCTGCGGTACAACTGCTTCCACACCACTTCGATTTGCTCGCCGACCCGTGCGGCGCTGTTGACGGGGCGCAATCACACGCGGGTCGGCTCGGGCACCATTGCCGAACGCGCCGTCGCTTTTGACGGCTACACGGGTGTCATCCCCAAAACCGCCGCCACCGTCGCCGAGGTGCTCAAGCAGTACGGTTACCACACCGCCGCGTTCGGTAAGTGGCACAACACGCCCGCGACCGAGACCACGGAAATTGGACCCAAGGATCGCTGGCCGAATGGCTATGGGTTCGAGCACTTCTACGGCTTCCTCGCCGGCGAGACATCGCAATGGGAGCCGCGGCTGGTGGAGAACTACAATACGGTCGAGCCGCCGGACGACACGAAGTACCACCTTACCGAGGACCTGGTGAATCGAGCGCTGGGATGGATCGACCAGAAGCAGTCGTTTGCGCCCGACAAGCCGTTCTTGATGTATTGGGCGAGCGGCGCCGTCCATGGTCCGCATCACGTCTTCCCGAAGTGGGCAGATAAGTATCGAGGTAAGTTTGACGACGGGTGGGACGCCTACCGCGAGCGGGTCCACAAGCGGCAACTCGCGCAGGGCGTGATCCCGCCGGGCACAAAGCTCACGCCGCGCGACGAGACGATGCAGGCGTGGGCCGATATCCCCGAGTCACAGCGGGCGTTTCAGCGCCGCGGCATGGAGATTTTCGCGGGATTCACCGAGCACACCGATACGCAGGTCGGCCGGCTGATCGACGGCCTTGAGTCTCGCGGCCTGCGAGATAACACGCTGGTCTTTTACATTTGGGGCGATAACGGCTCAAGCGCCGAAGGGCAGCAGGGGTCGATAAGCGAGTTGCTCGCGCAGAACAACATTCCGAACACCGTCGAACAGCAACTCGCTGCTCTGGAAAGGGTTGGTGGGATCGCGGCGTTAGGCAGCCATAAGACCGACAATATGTACCATGCCGGTTGGGCCTGGGCGGGCTCGACGCCGTTCAAGTCGACGAAGCTCGTGGCCGCACACTTCGGCGGCACGCGCAATCCGATGGTCGTCTCGTGGCCCAAGGGGATCCGGCCCGACAAGGCGATGCGTTCGCAGTTCCATCACGTGATCGATATCGCGCCAACCATTTACGAAGTGCTCGGCATCACGCCGCCAGCGGTCGTCAACGGCCAAGAGCAAATAAAGCTCGATGGCACGAGTCTCGCTTACACATTCGATTCGGCCGACGCCGAGCCCCGGAAGGCGGTGCAATTCTTCGACAACAATGGCAGCCGCGGCGTCTACAAGGACGGCTGGTTCGCCGGCGCCTTTGGGCCGCTCGTCCCGTGGAATACTGCCGCCTCGGCGCCACGGATCGCGCAGTGGGACTCGGCGACCGACGAGTGGGAGCTTTATAACCTCCGCGAAGACTTCTCGCAGGCGAACGACCTCGCCGACAAGGAGCCCGAGAAACTAGCGGAGTTGAAGAAGGAGTTCCTTACCCTCGCCGCCGACAACCAAGCTTTTCCGATCGGCGCCGGCAACTGGTTGCGGATGCATCCGGAGGACCGGATCTCGACTCCCTACAAGGAGTGGTTGTTCACGGCAGAGACACGTCGGATGCCGGAATTCACCGCTCCCGGATTGGGTCGGCAGAGCAACGTGGTGACGATCGATCTAAGCGTTCCCGAGAAGGCGAGCGGCGTCCTGTACGCGCTGGGGGGCGCCGGCGGCGGCCTGACGCTCTACATGGAGGAGGGCCGGCTCAAATACCTCTACAACATGCTCGTGATCGAGCAGTACATAGCTCAGAGCGATCCCGTTTCAGCCGGTGATCACACGATCACCATCGACACGACGATTGCCGGCCCTGGCAACGGGGGGACTGTGCGGTTGCTCGTCGATGGAAAGGAGGTCGCCCGGGCCGAGCTGAAGCGCACAGTGCCGGCTGCTTTTACGGCCAGCGAGTCGTTCGATGTGGGCTTGGACCTTGGATCGACGGTGTCCCTCGACTACTACGAGCAGCGTCCCTACGCGTTCAGCGGCGAGATCGGCTCCGTTCGCGTTGCGCTGAAGTAGCGATACCCGCTGCTTACGCCGGCATTTCACGGGGCATCTGCCGGGTTTTGTTGGTGATCGGGAGCAATGTCTGATAGCCTGCTGTGGCGTTGGTGCGACCCCTCCGATGCCAGCAGCCGCCCCCCTCAGGACCCCCCCGTGGAAGCTTACGTCGAGATCCTCATCATCTTTTGCCTGATCCTGCTTAACGGGTTCTTCTCAGGCGCGGAGCTGGCGATCCTCACAGCGAAGCGGAATCGGCTGGAGCAGGCGTCGGAGGAGGGGAGCACAGGGGCCAAGGCGGCGCTGTCGCTCTTGGGGGACACCAACCGGTTTCTCTCGGCGGTGCAGATCGGAATTACCGGCGTCGGCACTCTCGCAGCGGCCTATGGCGGCGCCAACCTGGTGCGGGAGTTCTCCGACTGGCTCTCGCTGACCCCCGGCACGTTTACCGCCCGGTATAGCCAAGTGATCGCGCTGGCTACGATTACCGGTTCGATCGCGTTCGGGTCGCTGGTGCTCGGCGAACTTGTGCCGAAGCGGCTCGCGCTCGCCTATTCCGAGACGCTGGCAAAGTTCGTCTCGTTGCCGATGCTGCTGTTGAGCTACGTGGCGACGCCATTCATCGCGGTGTTGGGATTCGTCACCAACGCGGTGCTGCGGGTGTTCCGCGTCAAGGACGGCGGCGAGGCGCTCGTCACGGTGGACGACATCGCCCACCTCGTCGAGACAGGCCGTGAGCAGGGGGTCCTCCGGCTGGCCGAGGAAGACATCCTGCTCGAAGCTTTGCAGCTCCGCACACGGCGGGTCCGCGACATCATGCGGCCGCGCGTCGATATCGACGCGGTGGATGTCGAGACGCCCGTCGATGAAATCATCGGCGTGGTCGCGATGTCGGGATTTTCGCGGCTGCCGGTGTACGAGGGTAGCACGGACAACATCCTGGGCTTCGTCTACAACAAGGACGTGCTCCAGCAGATGCACCTCAAACGCAGCATCGAGATCCGCAAGATCCTCCGCAAGCCGCTCTTCATCCCGGAGAGTTTGACGCTAGAGCGGTTGCTCGTAGCGTTTCAAGCAGAGCGCACCCAGTTGGCCATCGTGCTCGACGAGTTCGGCGGCACGCGTGGGATGGTGACGTTTGAGGATGTGCTCGAAGAGCTGGTCGGTGAGATCCACGACGAGCATCGGCACGACGACGAGCAACTTGTCGTCCAGCGCAACGACCACAGTTGGCTGGTCGATGGTCGTATCGGCTTGCACGAGTTGCTTGAGCAACTGCCCGAGAAGACCTCTCTCGGGGCCGAGGTCAGCAGCGTCAACACCGTTAGCGGCTTGGTGATGGCGGTCCTGGAATCCGTGCCGAGTGTCGGCGATCAAGCTGTCTGCGGGGATGTGACGATCGAGATCGTCGATATGGACGGGCCGCGCATCGACCGGTTGCTGATCACGCTGTCGCCACCGCCCGATTCCGAAGCTCCGGCGGCCCCGTGAGCGACAACCCGTGAGCCGTCGGCGCTAGCCGCGGGTAGCCATTGGCGCGCGTGTGGTCGTACCACCCGCGGCTAGCGCCGACGGCTCATTCCTAGATCGCCCCGGTCGAACGAAGGCAATAGAGACGTGACGCGCTGCGGATGAGGAGTGTCCCGTCGGTTACCGCGGGAGTGCTCCAGAAGCGGCCGCCCTCGAGTTGGTTTACGCCAATCACTTCAAGATCGGGGCCGGGGTTGAGGACGATGGTTTTGCCACTCTCGTCCATGACGAGGACGCGGCCATCGACCGCCAGGGGCGACGCCCAGACAACTCCGGAGCCCGCCAGGCGTTTGCGTGTGAGCTGCTGCCCGGTGGCCGCGTCGTGAACGCGCATCATGCCGCCGCGGCGTTCGGGGACGTAGATCAGGCCATCGTAAACCAGGGGCGACGCGATGCCCGCCGCGCCGCGCTGGTTGGCCCACAACAGACTGTCGTTCGGCTCGGTCGGATCGATCACGCCCGACGCGCCGGCCTTCACGGCGTACAAGCCGCTGGGGGCGCCGCCTCTCGAGCTGCGGTCCTCATTGCCAACGTACAGCACGTCGCCCGTCGCCGTGTTCCCGGAGCAGCTCCGGCCGCCGGCGTTGAGGGACCACAGGACGTCGCCCGATCCCGGGTCGTAAGACCGAACCGTGCGCCCGCCGACGACGAGCTCGGTCCGTTGCGAGTTTTGCCAGACGATGGGCGTGCTCCAGTTGGAGACCTCGTCGGCCCGCTCGACGCGCCACGCTTGCTCGCCATCGCTGGTGTTGAGAGCCACGAGATGAGAATCCGTTTCGTTGTCGATCTGAATGAAGACCTTGCCCTCCGTGACGACTGGGCCGCTGGAGGTCCCCCAGTCGTTGTCCATCGGGTACGCGCCGAGGTCCTTCCGCCAGACGGGTTCGCCATCGAGCGTGTAACACGCGACGACGTTCATGCCGAAATAGGCGTAGACTCGCTCGCCATCGGCGACGGCGGTCTCGCTGGCGAAGGTGTTGTCGCGGTGCCGGGGCTCGCGGGGCTCGCCTTCGTGGGCGACCTGCGACCAGACGAGATCGCCGCTGTCGAGGGCGTAGCAATGGACCTCGAAGCGGTACGCCCGCGACCCTTCGACCGGGACGGCGGTGGTGAGCAACACCTTATTGCCGACAACGATCGGGGAGGACCATCCTTCACCGGGAATCTCGACCCGCCAAGCGACGTTCTCGGCCTCGCTCCAGGAGGCTGGCGCGCCGACTCCTTCCGCGACGCCGTCGGCCGCGGGACCGCGGAACTGAGGCCAGTCGTGAGCGTGAGCCATCGCCGCGGCGA from Botrimarina mediterranea encodes:
- a CDS encoding putative ATP-dependent zinc protease gives rise to the protein MKLRWTPLRGIGLVLLFAAVLTGRSALFSYSAQAAPAVIGETAVVKEVNTGLEFEARVDTGAATSSIHVDPDDVVIVDESPKPTENIDKKIRVRLDNGAGELAWVETKIENYAEVRSANGAEHRYQVRLPLQFGDIQKLAIVNLNDRSSMKYRLLLGRDFLRDDFLVDVASAGPRPL
- a CDS encoding dockerin type I domain-containing protein, producing MTDRVGDDLGRLLPRVIFLWLTLASLTSGAPSPPDLVWSKVIATEDEDDRVTGLAVNREGRIAVVGVTQGGLFLPTPEYHDAFVAVYDGRGELQWGRQFGERLELTTATDVVWTSYGDVAMVGDASYRMTMSAPTGAEVYVRSYRPTGSHRWTYQLGGPQTDNGAALVESPTGIAVAGDTYSSLFGAAAGGNDAFLAELSAGTNGVTSRWGEQVGTSDWDVVNDMAYGAGAYYVAGLTYGAFAGPDNTSTDAMLIKLSSPGEVEWSRQYGSASQPQGARAVETDGQGSVYIAGYTFISQNYATGGLPDAFLTKYDESGTRIWERTLVTPGSDEFYGLDVDDAGNIYVGGVRNMGNRTPVSSDVYVAKYSPTGVRLWEKQFDFGISDRISRIVVDGKGERIWIAGTIYGDGVFGTDQNSDGFLAYLETPLLAGDFDGNGIVNQSDYNLWRQNFGSSNAAADANSDGVVNAADYTVWRDAMQAAGLGTAVPEPTATALLPTFVLAYAGACRRIGSIPAR
- a CDS encoding magnesium transporter CorA family protein; the protein is MAKQPTNAQRGHACPLLPAGWEVPAEFRERLGDDVGRQRVMAAEGHLLLVLHAPPKSGEDYRVGRLFWRDRDGRWKPQGLTHNEHAIGELLREYESRVDEIDTLEDEANESSDYFEILTEIGPLIRSANNLLGVLEEARTLAKKDRALILLRDRAYALTRRLDLIQHEAQTTINYLIARRAEEQAEAVRHQTAAAYRLNILAAFFFPVATISAIFGMNLSNGLEVIDARIGPATMALLVGGGLAMGAVLSFIVTRKW
- a CDS encoding alpha-L-fucosidase — encoded protein: MTRLASLSIAFLILTGGAARSYEPTSENLAAREWFQDAKFGVFIHWGVYSVLGRGEWVMNNEKITVADYEPLAEQFNPTEFDADEWCRLFKAAGAQYITITSKHHDGFAMWDSKVSDWDIVDRTPYKKDVLKQLAEACRRHDLKLFFYHSHLDWHHPEYFPVGQTGRNSGRPESGDFDEYLDDMDAQLTELLGGDYGDVAGIWFDGWWDQQSKRFEDTRDASVRDTRIDWRLEQTYALIHRLQPAALVGNNHHIAPFAGEDFQMFERDLPGQNKGGHSSDAVIGDLPLETCDTINGAWGYNAGDKGHKSVEQLVTYLVRSAGMNANLLLNVGPKPDGTIDDVSAERLRGMGEWLEQYGETIYGTRGGPVAAQEWGVTTKKPGVVYVHVLKAPEPDADGWTHLSGAGKLAARSLKVLSTGIEVPSRIGAGDDLFVRLPKTDAATIDLVLVAEGD
- a CDS encoding arylsulfatase; translated protein: MKTLLAACAILCGASLGWATPTQRPDPEAVHDDGTVLPFAAASMDSIAKPRLQDSTMKWPAAPQRLPADAPNILIVLIDDAGFGVAETFGGEVQTPTLTRLANEGLRYNCFHTTSICSPTRAALLTGRNHTRVGSGTIAERAVAFDGYTGVIPKTAATVAEVLKQYGYHTAAFGKWHNTPATETTEIGPKDRWPNGYGFEHFYGFLAGETSQWEPRLVENYNTVEPPDDTKYHLTEDLVNRALGWIDQKQSFAPDKPFLMYWASGAVHGPHHVFPKWADKYRGKFDDGWDAYRERVHKRQLAQGVIPPGTKLTPRDETMQAWADIPESQRAFQRRGMEIFAGFTEHTDTQVGRLIDGLESRGLRDNTLVFYIWGDNGSSAEGQQGSISELLAQNNIPNTVEQQLAALERVGGIAALGSHKTDNMYHAGWAWAGSTPFKSTKLVAAHFGGTRNPMVVSWPKGIRPDKAMRSQFHHVIDIAPTIYEVLGITPPAVVNGQEQIKLDGTSLAYTFDSADAEPRKAVQFFDNNGSRGVYKDGWFAGAFGPLVPWNTAASAPRIAQWDSATDEWELYNLREDFSQANDLADKEPEKLAELKKEFLTLAADNQAFPIGAGNWLRMHPEDRISTPYKEWLFTAETRRMPEFTAPGLGRQSNVVTIDLSVPEKASGVLYALGGAGGGLTLYMEEGRLKYLYNMLVIEQYIAQSDPVSAGDHTITIDTTIAGPGNGGTVRLLVDGKEVARAELKRTVPAAFTASESFDVGLDLGSTVSLDYYEQRPYAFSGEIGSVRVALK
- a CDS encoding hemolysin family protein — its product is MEAYVEILIIFCLILLNGFFSGAELAILTAKRNRLEQASEEGSTGAKAALSLLGDTNRFLSAVQIGITGVGTLAAAYGGANLVREFSDWLSLTPGTFTARYSQVIALATITGSIAFGSLVLGELVPKRLALAYSETLAKFVSLPMLLLSYVATPFIAVLGFVTNAVLRVFRVKDGGEALVTVDDIAHLVETGREQGVLRLAEEDILLEALQLRTRRVRDIMRPRVDIDAVDVETPVDEIIGVVAMSGFSRLPVYEGSTDNILGFVYNKDVLQQMHLKRSIEIRKILRKPLFIPESLTLERLLVAFQAERTQLAIVLDEFGGTRGMVTFEDVLEELVGEIHDEHRHDDEQLVVQRNDHSWLVDGRIGLHELLEQLPEKTSLGAEVSSVNTVSGLVMAVLESVPSVGDQAVCGDVTIEIVDMDGPRIDRLLITLSPPPDSEAPAAP
- a CDS encoding PQQ-binding-like beta-propeller repeat protein — protein: MQKLIPLALATLAAAMAHAHDWPQFRGPAADGVAEGVGAPASWSEAENVAWRVEIPGEGWSSPIVVGNKVLLTTAVPVEGSRAYRFEVHCYALDSGDLVWSQVAHEGEPREPRHRDNTFASETAVADGERVYAYFGMNVVACYTLDGEPVWRKDLGAYPMDNDWGTSSGPVVTEGKVFIQIDNETDSHLVALNTSDGEQAWRVERADEVSNWSTPIVWQNSQRTELVVGGRTVRSYDPGSGDVLWSLNAGGRSCSGNTATGDVLYVGNEDRSSRGGAPSGLYAVKAGASGVIDPTEPNDSLLWANQRGAAGIASPLVYDGLIYVPERRGGMMRVHDAATGQQLTRKRLAGSGVVWASPLAVDGRVLVMDESGKTIVLNPGPDLEVIGVNQLEGGRFWSTPAVTDGTLLIRSASRLYCLRSTGAI